In Canis lupus familiaris isolate Mischka breed German Shepherd chromosome 24, alternate assembly UU_Cfam_GSD_1.0, whole genome shotgun sequence, a single genomic region encodes these proteins:
- the LOC119877458 gene encoding LOW QUALITY PROTEIN: ubiquitin-conjugating enzyme E2 R2-like (The sequence of the model RefSeq protein was modified relative to this genomic sequence to represent the inferred CDS: inserted 1 base in 1 codon), with protein sequence MAQQQMTSSQKALILELKSLQEEPVEGCRITLVDESYLYNWEVAIFRPPNTLYEGGYFKAHIKFPIDYPYSPPTFRFLTXMWHPNIYENGDVCISILHPPVDDPQSGELPSERWNPTQNVRTILLNVISLLNEPNTFSPANVDALVMFRKWRDSKGKDREYAEIIRKQVSATKAEAEKDGVKVPTSLVEYCIKTKVPSNDNSSDLLYDNLYEGDIDDEDEEEDADCYDDDDSGNEESFSAPYCPADSGQREGSKWGPSGGPSAKNLSLGVGKTNMAPPDSPYGSQFASFYGPLNREKNVPQVSLGPRRMQDTWCKPDTNHNVELVGLTSASLQMCK encoded by the exons ATGGCCCAGCAGCAGATGACCAGCTCGCAGAAGGCCCTGATTCTCGAGCTGAAATCCCTGCAGGAGGAGCCGGTGGAGGGCTGCCGGATCACCCTGGTGGATGAGTCCTACCTCTACAACTGGGAGGTTGCCATCTTCAGACCCCCCAACACCCTCTACGAAGGCGGCTACTTCAAGGCACACATTAAATTTCCTATTGACTACCCATATTCACCACCTACCTTCAGATTCTTGA AAATGTGGCACCCCAACATTTATGAGAATGGAGATGTATGCATTTCGATTCTTCATCCACCTGTAGATGACCCACAGAGTGGAGAACTGCCCTCTGAAAGGTGGAATCCTACTCAGAATGTCAGGACTATTCTGTTAAATGTAATCTCATTGCTCAATGAGCCCAACACCTTCTCCCCAGCCAATGTGGATGCTTTGGTTATGTTCAGGAAATGGAGGGACAgtaaaggaaaagacagagaatatGCTGAAATCATTAGGAAACAGGTTTCAGCCACTAAAGCCGAAGCAGAAAAAGATGGAGTGAAGGTCCCCACTAGCCTGGTGGAATACTGCATCAAAACTAAAGTGCCTTCCAATGACAACAGCTCAGATTTGCTTTATGACAACTTGTACGAGGGTGACATCGATGatgaagatgaggaggaagaTGCCGACtgctatgatgatgatgattctgGGAATGAGGAGTCCTTCAGTGCCCCATACTGCCCTGCCGACTCAGGCCAAAGGGAGGGGAGCAAGTGGGGACCTAGCGGTGGCCCCTCAGCAAAAAACCTATCACTGGGGGTGGGAAAAACAAACATGGCTCCTCCTGACTCTCCTTATGGATCtcagtttgcttctttttatgGACCTCTTAATAGAGAGAAA AACGTGCCTCAGGTATCTCTTGGTCCAAGGAGGATGCAAGATACATGGTGCAAACCTGATACCAACCACAATGTGGAGCTGGTTGGGCTGACGTCAGCCAGCCTGCAGATGTGCAAGTGA